A genomic window from Salvia hispanica cultivar TCC Black 2014 chromosome 5, UniMelb_Shisp_WGS_1.0, whole genome shotgun sequence includes:
- the LOC125187829 gene encoding uncharacterized protein LOC125187829: protein MKYIEISDTGHAHNLKFEYAEAPFKCDGCKEAGIGSRYKCGSGACEFELHTHCGMPSPTITHPFYHKCSFQFMRRPPGAVARYCNACEKDVAGFVYHCRLCGFDLHPCCAKLPMMIDDGEIKLYLYKKVSAACHRCGRKGRSWSYRSSCKKYNLHVACVKEMLVDSWHEIYYTESSRSKLKGGIPSLRFALQAHNHKKSRKGKVEKCCEVAGLALQFVISAVLGDPTTLIVALVGNLMSK from the exons ATGAAGTACATCGAAATATCGGACACGGGCCACGCGCACAACCTCAAGTTCGAGTACGCGGAGGCGCCGTTCAAATGCGACGGGTGCAAGGAGGCGGGCATCGGGTCGCGCTACAAGTGCGGCAGCGGCGCGTGTGAGTTTGAGTTGCACACGCATTGCGGCATGCCGTCGCCGACCATCACGCACCCTTTCTACCACAAGTGCTCGTTCCAGTTCATGAGACGGCCGCCGGGGGCCGTGGCGCGTTACTGCAACGCGTGCGAGAAGGACGTGGCGGGGTTCGTTTACCACTGCAGGCTGTGCGGCTTCGACCTCCACCCTTGCTGCGCCAAGCTGCCCATGATGATCGATGACGGCGAGATCAAATTGTACTTGTACAAGAAAGTCAGCGCCGCCTGTCACAg GTGCGGGAGAAAGGGGAGGAGCTGGAGCTACAGATCATCGTGCAAGAAGTATAACCTACACGTGGCGTGCGTGAAGGAGATGCTGGTTGACAGCTGGCATGAGATATACTACACCGAAAGCAGCAGATCAAAGCTGAAGGGCGGGATCCCCAGCTTGCGTTTCGCCCTGCAAGCACACAATCACAAGAAAAGCAGGAAaggaaaagtagagaaatgCTGTGAGGTGGCTGGTTTGGCGTTGCAGTTTGTGATATCTGCCGTTCTAGGCGATCCCACCACCCTCATTGTTGCGCTTGTAGGAAACTTGATGTCCAAATAG
- the LOC125189351 gene encoding uncharacterized protein LOC125189351, which yields MLGTNAAGAGGGGGGGAMARVPRPIRRRTYVPREHGVAHERLFADYFAENPRWGPNVFHRRFRVSRDLFLRIVHTLEGRDEYFQYREDGIGRPGLTSLHKCTVAICQLAYGTTADMFDEYLHVGETTGRECLKTFCKLIVEVFGGTYLRCPTADVCQSLMRMHETVHGFPRMLGSINCMHWQWKNCLTGWRGQFTSGYKGSHPTMILEAVADHRLWI from the coding sequence ATGCTTGGCACAAATGCAGCGGGagcaggcggcggcggaggaggcggCGCGATGGCGCGGGTCCCTCGCCCGATACGACGTCGGACGTATGTCCCCCGCGAGCACGGCGTAGCGCACGAACGTCTGTTCGCAGATTATTTTGCCGAGAATCCAAGGTGGGGCCCAAATGTTTTTCACCGACGTTTTAGAGTGAGCCGAGATCTTTTTCTTCGCATTGTGCACACGTTGGAGGGACGTGATGAGTACTTCCAGTATCGGGAAGACGGGATCGGCAGACCCGGACTTACGTCGTTGCATAAGTGCACGGTTGCGATCTGccagttggcctacggcacAACAgcggatatgttcgacgagtaccttcacGTCGGGGAGACAACTGGCCGCGAATGTCTCAAGACTTTTTGTAAGTTAATTGTGGAGGTTTTTGGCGGCACATATTTGCGATGCCCGACTGCTGATGTTTGCCAGAGTCTGATGCGGATGCACGAGACGGTGCACGGCTTCCCTAGGATGCTAGGGAGCATCAACTGTATGCACTGGCAGTGGAAAAACTGCCTGACGGGGtggagaggccaatttacCAGTGGTTACAAGGGTAGCCACCCTACGATGATTCTGGAAGCCGTCGCTGACCACCGCCTCTGGATCTAG
- the LOC125189352 gene encoding uncharacterized protein LOC125189352 codes for MTCPAMFRSLSAAAAAVILKMGICVPSPAIEKPVDERRRSSSVKVVDLEGRLEEFRQAVTAEEVLSRHPDCYLCSADNMVVNSHAPQLAKDHALQPGQIYFLMPLSRSLTPLSLEDLCDLAIKTSRTVDIGADPFLHGCKRLRIPEDGNCTNFVTS; via the coding sequence ATGACTTGTCCGGCCATGTTCCGATCCCTgagcgccgccgccgccgccgtcatTTTGAAAATGGGCATTTGCGTGCCTTCTCCCGCTATAGAGAAACCGGTGGATGAGCGGCGGCGGTCGTCGTCGGTGAAGGTGGTGGACCTGGAGGGGAGGCTTGAGGAGTTCCGGCAGGCGGTGACGGCGGAGGAGGTGCTCTCCCGCCACCCGGACTGCTACCTGTGCAGCGCGGACAACATGGTGGTGAACTCCCACGCGCCGCAGCTGGCGAAAGACCACGCGCTGCAGCCAGGCCAAATCTATTTCCTAATGCCACTCTCGAGATCGCTAACGCCACTCTCTCTTGAAGATTTGTGCGACCTCGCCATCAAAACTAGTAGAACTGTCGACATCGGCGCTGATCCGTTTCTCCATGGATGCAAAAGATTGAGGATTCCTGAAGATGGGAATTGCACGAATTTTGTCACttcttga
- the LOC125190656 gene encoding non-symbiotic hemoglobin 1 has product MSAANQNDVVIMFTEEEEGLVVKSWNLMKKDAAEWGLKFFLKIFEIAPSAQKIFPFLRDSNVPLEQNPKLKPHAKSVFVMTCEAALQLRKAGKVVIRESTLTKLGTVHSKYGVVDEHFEVTKYALLETIKEAVGEIWSPEMKKAWSVAYDHLVAAIKSHMNPQS; this is encoded by the exons ATGAGTGCTGCAAATCAAAATG ATGTAGTGATTATGTTtaccgaagaagaagaaggtcTAGTGGTGAAGTCATGGAACTTGATGAAGAAGGATGCTGCCGAATGGGGTCTCAAGTTTTTTCTCAA GATATTTGAGATAGCCCCATCAGCTCAAAAAATATTCCCATTTCTGCGAGATTCAAATGTTCCGCTGGAGCAGAATCCTAAGCTTAAGCCTCATGCCAAATCTGTATTTGTCATG ACATGTGAAGCTGCACTACAACTTAGGAAAGCAGGAAAAGTTGTGATAAGAGAATCCACCCTAACAAAATTAGGGACTGTCCACTCCAAATACGGCGTCGTTGATGAACATtttgag GTGACGAAATATGCATTGTTGGAGACTATAAAAGAGGCAGTGGGAGAAATTTGGTCACCAGAAATGAAGAAGGCATGGAGTGTGGCATATGATCATTTGGTTGCTGCCATCAAGTCTCATATGAATCCACAATCATGA
- the LOC125190655 gene encoding plastid division protein PDV2-like: MDEDRIVLVLAKTSDLRAKIVSCIQNTASNADRESGESVSKESEANPNAENRENDAEEEAEESLLGIKDALESLEAQLSSLQVLQQQQWYDKEAALAEIGYCQQKLLKELKEYQGKDLEVIHEAVAFASETEDNNDLLLPPYPSRPSQSIVSKNGYLSTFTSSRRSSQNGFASGGAKHHHNIPNNVDKPEAGGAFKSVRALLGTAAKTAMTVVGVITILSLAGFEARLGKRDNQFKFSDLFQQRRDEEKGSGAECPPGKVPVVENGETRCVVKERVEVPFESVVSAPDVSYGCG; the protein is encoded by the exons ATGGACGAAGACAGAATAGTGCTCGTTTTGGCGAAGACCTCAGACTTAAGGGCCAAGATTGTCAGCTGCATTCAGAATACAGCTTCTAATGCAGACAGAGAAAGTGGAGAGAGTGTGTCCAAGGAATCTGAAGCCAACCCAAATGCAGAAAATAGAGAAAACGATGCTGAGGAGGAAGCTGAGGAGAGTCTCCTCGGTATCAAAGATGCTCTTGAATCCCTTGAGGCACAGCTGTCTTCTTTGCag GTGCTGCAGCAGCAACAATGGTACGATAAAGAAGCAGCTTTAGCTGAAATCGGATACTGCCAGCAGAAGTTGCTCAAAGAGCTGAAGGAATACCAAGGCAAGGACTTGGAAGTCATACACGAGGCCGTGGCTTTTGCCAGCGAAACAGAAGACAACAATGATCTCCTTCTTCCTCCATATCCAAGCCGGCCTTCTCAATCCATCGTTTCCAAAAACGGCTACCTCTCTACTTTCACCTCATCTCGGAGATCCTCTCAAAACGGGTTCGCAAGCGGTGGCGCAAAACACCACCACAACATCCCCAACAATGTCGACAAACCAGAGGCCGGGGGAGCATTTAAGTCAGTCAGAGCCTTGCTAGGCACAGCAGCCAAGACGGCCATGACCGTAGTCGGGGTGATCACCATCTTGAGCTTGGCGGGATTCGAGGCGCGACTGGGGAAACGGGATAACCAGTTCAAGTTCTCGGATCTGTTTCAGCAGCGGCGGGATGAGGAGAAGGGGAGTGGCGCGGAGTGCCCGCCGGGGAAGGTCCCCGTCGTCGAAAATGGGGAGACGAGGTGCGTTGTGAAAGAGAGAGTTGAAGTTCCATTTGAATCTGTTGTTTCTGCTCCAGATGTCAGTTATGGATGTGGTtga
- the LOC125187940 gene encoding probable E3 ubiquitin-protein ligase ARI2 isoform X2, with protein MEEEDYYMSDDGSEENDCSYSSDQDAESLDGFENDDSDDQWVAHKPPYSKREDLQTVMDLLSVREHHARTLLIHYRWDVEKLTAVYVEKGRSHMFSEAGVSMTEIVDLDPDDPFSIVMCSICIDDVPVKDMTKMDCGHSFCNSCWTGHFVVKINEGQSKRIRCMAHKCNAICDETIIRDLVSVQHPDLAEKFDRFLLESYIEDNRMVKWCPSTPHCGNAIRVENDEFCEVECYCGLQFCFSCSSEAHSPCSCSMWELWIKKCRDESETVNWITVHTKPCPKCHKPVEKNGGCNLVSCICGQAFCWLCGGATGRDHTWSHIANHSCGRYKEDGEKKAERAKRDLYRYMHYHNRYKAHTDSFKQESKLRDKIKSKVSRLEDKDSTLRDFSWVTNGIYRLFRSRRALSYSYPFAFYMFGNEFFNDEMTEKERELKQHLFEDQQQQLESNVERLSKFLEEPFDDYQGEEVMQMRMQVINLSVITDNLCKKMYECIENDLLGSLQYTIHSIAPYQSKGIEKADELTFGGNTLADSNGNCQEAAGQSIGDSVEVGQPGTSSKCSQLTRKRPRKERNTGSIIDLNKPAEAHPVNAYNYE; from the exons ATGGAGGAGGAAGATTACTATATGAGCGACGACGGCAGCGAAGAGAATGATTGTAGTTATTCTTCCGATCAAGACGCGGAATCGCTCGACGGATTTGAAAACGATGATTCAGATGATCAGTGGGTCGCGCACAAACCCCCTTATTCGAAG AGAGAAGATCTGCAGACTGTAATGGACTTGCTATCAGTGAGGGAACACCATGCCAGAACTCTTCTCATTCACTACAGATGGGATGTTGAGAAATTAACGGCAGTTTATGTTGAGAAAGGAAGATCTCACATGTTTTCTGAAGCAGGTGTTTCGATGACTGAGATTGTTGACCTAGATCCTGATGACCCTTTCTCTATAGTGATGTGCAGCATATGTATAGATGATGTGCCAGTGAAAGATATGACCAAAATGGACTGTGGCCATTCCTTCTGCAATAGTT GTTGGACAGGGCACTTCGTTGTCAAAATAAATGAGGGTCAAAGCAAGAGGATTAGATGTATGGCCCATAAATGTAACGCTATCTGTGATGAAACTATAATTAGAGATCTAGTTAGTGTACAGCACCCTGATTTGGCAGAGAAGTTTGACCGATTCCTTCTTGAGTCATACATTGAAGACAACAGAATGGTTAAATGGTGTCCCAGTACACCTCATTGTGGGAATGCAATAAGGGTAGAAAATGATGAGTTTTGTGAGGTAGAGTGTTATTGTGGTTTACAGTTTTGTTTTAGTTGCTCATCAGAAGCCCATTCCCCTTGTTCATGCTCTATGTGGGAACTCTGGATAAAGAAATGCCGTGATGAATCTGAGACCGTCAATTGGATTACTGTGCATACGAAGCCTTGTCCGAAGTGTCACAAACCAGTTGAAAAGAATGGTGGTTGCAACCTAGTTAGTTGCATATGTGGGCAAGCTTTTTG TTGGTTGTGCGGCGGAGCTACTGGCCGAGATCACACTTGGTCGCATATTGCTAATCATAGTTGTGGCCGTTACAAAGAAGATGGTGAGAAGAAGGCTGAGCGTGCAAAACGAGACCTATACAGATACATGCATTATCATAATCGTTATAAAGCTCACACAGACTCCTTTAAGCAGGAATCTAAATTGAGggacaaaatcaaatcaaaggTTTCACGGTTGGAAGATAAAGACTCAACGTTAAGAGATTTCAGCTGGGTTACTAATGGCATTTACAGACTGTTTAGATCGAGACGAGCTCTTTCTTATTCTTATCCGTTTGCTTTCTACATGTTTGGTAATGAGTTCTTTAACGACGAGATGACAGAAAAGGAGAGGGAATTAAAGCAACATTTATTTGAAGACCAGCAGCAGCAGCTTGAGTCAAATGTTGAGAGGCTATCCAAATTTCTCGAGGAGCCATTTGATGACTATCAAGGGGAAGAAGTCATGCAAATGAGGATGCAAGTTATTAATCTCTCTGTTATCACTGATAACCTCTGCAAAAAAAT GTATGAGTGTATTGAGAATGACCTATTGGGTTCACTTCAATATACCATTCACAGTATAGCTCCTTACCAGTCAAAAGGCATAGAGAAGGCAGATGAGCTAACCTTTGGAGGGAACACTCTAGCAGATAGCAATGGTAATTGTCAGGAGGCAGCTGGACAGTCCATTG GGGACTCAGTAGAAGTTGGCCAGCCTGGGACTTCAAGCAAGTGCTCTCAGCTGACACGGAAGCGCCctagaaaagaaagaaacacTGGTAGCATCATTGATCTCAACAAGCCTGCAGAAGCTCATCCAGTAAATGCTTACAATTATGAATAA
- the LOC125187940 gene encoding probable E3 ubiquitin-protein ligase ARI2 isoform X1: protein MEEEDYYMSDDGSEENDCSYSSDQDAESLDGFENDDSDDQWVAHKPPYSKVITKASLLAAQREDLQTVMDLLSVREHHARTLLIHYRWDVEKLTAVYVEKGRSHMFSEAGVSMTEIVDLDPDDPFSIVMCSICIDDVPVKDMTKMDCGHSFCNSCWTGHFVVKINEGQSKRIRCMAHKCNAICDETIIRDLVSVQHPDLAEKFDRFLLESYIEDNRMVKWCPSTPHCGNAIRVENDEFCEVECYCGLQFCFSCSSEAHSPCSCSMWELWIKKCRDESETVNWITVHTKPCPKCHKPVEKNGGCNLVSCICGQAFCWLCGGATGRDHTWSHIANHSCGRYKEDGEKKAERAKRDLYRYMHYHNRYKAHTDSFKQESKLRDKIKSKVSRLEDKDSTLRDFSWVTNGIYRLFRSRRALSYSYPFAFYMFGNEFFNDEMTEKERELKQHLFEDQQQQLESNVERLSKFLEEPFDDYQGEEVMQMRMQVINLSVITDNLCKKMYECIENDLLGSLQYTIHSIAPYQSKGIEKADELTFGGNTLADSNGNCQEAAGQSIGDSVEVGQPGTSSKCSQLTRKRPRKERNTGSIIDLNKPAEAHPVNAYNYE from the exons ATGGAGGAGGAAGATTACTATATGAGCGACGACGGCAGCGAAGAGAATGATTGTAGTTATTCTTCCGATCAAGACGCGGAATCGCTCGACGGATTTGAAAACGATGATTCAGATGATCAGTGGGTCGCGCACAAACCCCCTTATTCGAAG GTTATCACAAAAGCGTCACTGTTGGCTGCTCAG AGAGAAGATCTGCAGACTGTAATGGACTTGCTATCAGTGAGGGAACACCATGCCAGAACTCTTCTCATTCACTACAGATGGGATGTTGAGAAATTAACGGCAGTTTATGTTGAGAAAGGAAGATCTCACATGTTTTCTGAAGCAGGTGTTTCGATGACTGAGATTGTTGACCTAGATCCTGATGACCCTTTCTCTATAGTGATGTGCAGCATATGTATAGATGATGTGCCAGTGAAAGATATGACCAAAATGGACTGTGGCCATTCCTTCTGCAATAGTT GTTGGACAGGGCACTTCGTTGTCAAAATAAATGAGGGTCAAAGCAAGAGGATTAGATGTATGGCCCATAAATGTAACGCTATCTGTGATGAAACTATAATTAGAGATCTAGTTAGTGTACAGCACCCTGATTTGGCAGAGAAGTTTGACCGATTCCTTCTTGAGTCATACATTGAAGACAACAGAATGGTTAAATGGTGTCCCAGTACACCTCATTGTGGGAATGCAATAAGGGTAGAAAATGATGAGTTTTGTGAGGTAGAGTGTTATTGTGGTTTACAGTTTTGTTTTAGTTGCTCATCAGAAGCCCATTCCCCTTGTTCATGCTCTATGTGGGAACTCTGGATAAAGAAATGCCGTGATGAATCTGAGACCGTCAATTGGATTACTGTGCATACGAAGCCTTGTCCGAAGTGTCACAAACCAGTTGAAAAGAATGGTGGTTGCAACCTAGTTAGTTGCATATGTGGGCAAGCTTTTTG TTGGTTGTGCGGCGGAGCTACTGGCCGAGATCACACTTGGTCGCATATTGCTAATCATAGTTGTGGCCGTTACAAAGAAGATGGTGAGAAGAAGGCTGAGCGTGCAAAACGAGACCTATACAGATACATGCATTATCATAATCGTTATAAAGCTCACACAGACTCCTTTAAGCAGGAATCTAAATTGAGggacaaaatcaaatcaaaggTTTCACGGTTGGAAGATAAAGACTCAACGTTAAGAGATTTCAGCTGGGTTACTAATGGCATTTACAGACTGTTTAGATCGAGACGAGCTCTTTCTTATTCTTATCCGTTTGCTTTCTACATGTTTGGTAATGAGTTCTTTAACGACGAGATGACAGAAAAGGAGAGGGAATTAAAGCAACATTTATTTGAAGACCAGCAGCAGCAGCTTGAGTCAAATGTTGAGAGGCTATCCAAATTTCTCGAGGAGCCATTTGATGACTATCAAGGGGAAGAAGTCATGCAAATGAGGATGCAAGTTATTAATCTCTCTGTTATCACTGATAACCTCTGCAAAAAAAT GTATGAGTGTATTGAGAATGACCTATTGGGTTCACTTCAATATACCATTCACAGTATAGCTCCTTACCAGTCAAAAGGCATAGAGAAGGCAGATGAGCTAACCTTTGGAGGGAACACTCTAGCAGATAGCAATGGTAATTGTCAGGAGGCAGCTGGACAGTCCATTG GGGACTCAGTAGAAGTTGGCCAGCCTGGGACTTCAAGCAAGTGCTCTCAGCTGACACGGAAGCGCCctagaaaagaaagaaacacTGGTAGCATCATTGATCTCAACAAGCCTGCAGAAGCTCATCCAGTAAATGCTTACAATTATGAATAA
- the LOC125187940 gene encoding probable E3 ubiquitin-protein ligase ARI2 isoform X3, which translates to MEEEDYYMSDDGSEENDCSYSSDQDAESLDGFENDDSDDQWVAHKPPYSKVITKASLLAAQREDLQTVMDLLSVREHHARTLLIHYRWDVEKLTAVYVEKGRSHMFSEAGVSMTEIVDLDPDDPFSIVMCSICIDDVPVKDMTKMDCGHSFCNSCWTGHFVVKINEGQSKRIRCMAHKCNAICDETIIRDLVSVQHPDLAEKFDRFLLESYIEDNRMVKWCPSTPHCGNAIRVENDEFCEVECYCGLQFCFSCSSEAHSPCSCSMWELWIKKCRDESETVNWITVHTKPCPKCHKPVEKNGGCNLVSCICGQAFCWLCGGATGRDHTWSHIANHSCGRYKEDGEKKAERAKRDLYRYMHYHNRYKAHTDSFKQESKLRDKIKSKVSRLEDKDSTLRDFSWVTNGIYRLFRSRRALSYSYPFAFYMFGNEFFNDEMTEKERELKQHLFEDQQQQLESNVERLSKFLEEPFDDYQGEEVMQMRMQVINLSVITDNLCKKMYECIENDLLGSLQYTIHSIAPYQSKGIEKADELTFGGNTLADSNGNCQEAAGQSIGKAGTQ; encoded by the exons ATGGAGGAGGAAGATTACTATATGAGCGACGACGGCAGCGAAGAGAATGATTGTAGTTATTCTTCCGATCAAGACGCGGAATCGCTCGACGGATTTGAAAACGATGATTCAGATGATCAGTGGGTCGCGCACAAACCCCCTTATTCGAAG GTTATCACAAAAGCGTCACTGTTGGCTGCTCAG AGAGAAGATCTGCAGACTGTAATGGACTTGCTATCAGTGAGGGAACACCATGCCAGAACTCTTCTCATTCACTACAGATGGGATGTTGAGAAATTAACGGCAGTTTATGTTGAGAAAGGAAGATCTCACATGTTTTCTGAAGCAGGTGTTTCGATGACTGAGATTGTTGACCTAGATCCTGATGACCCTTTCTCTATAGTGATGTGCAGCATATGTATAGATGATGTGCCAGTGAAAGATATGACCAAAATGGACTGTGGCCATTCCTTCTGCAATAGTT GTTGGACAGGGCACTTCGTTGTCAAAATAAATGAGGGTCAAAGCAAGAGGATTAGATGTATGGCCCATAAATGTAACGCTATCTGTGATGAAACTATAATTAGAGATCTAGTTAGTGTACAGCACCCTGATTTGGCAGAGAAGTTTGACCGATTCCTTCTTGAGTCATACATTGAAGACAACAGAATGGTTAAATGGTGTCCCAGTACACCTCATTGTGGGAATGCAATAAGGGTAGAAAATGATGAGTTTTGTGAGGTAGAGTGTTATTGTGGTTTACAGTTTTGTTTTAGTTGCTCATCAGAAGCCCATTCCCCTTGTTCATGCTCTATGTGGGAACTCTGGATAAAGAAATGCCGTGATGAATCTGAGACCGTCAATTGGATTACTGTGCATACGAAGCCTTGTCCGAAGTGTCACAAACCAGTTGAAAAGAATGGTGGTTGCAACCTAGTTAGTTGCATATGTGGGCAAGCTTTTTG TTGGTTGTGCGGCGGAGCTACTGGCCGAGATCACACTTGGTCGCATATTGCTAATCATAGTTGTGGCCGTTACAAAGAAGATGGTGAGAAGAAGGCTGAGCGTGCAAAACGAGACCTATACAGATACATGCATTATCATAATCGTTATAAAGCTCACACAGACTCCTTTAAGCAGGAATCTAAATTGAGggacaaaatcaaatcaaaggTTTCACGGTTGGAAGATAAAGACTCAACGTTAAGAGATTTCAGCTGGGTTACTAATGGCATTTACAGACTGTTTAGATCGAGACGAGCTCTTTCTTATTCTTATCCGTTTGCTTTCTACATGTTTGGTAATGAGTTCTTTAACGACGAGATGACAGAAAAGGAGAGGGAATTAAAGCAACATTTATTTGAAGACCAGCAGCAGCAGCTTGAGTCAAATGTTGAGAGGCTATCCAAATTTCTCGAGGAGCCATTTGATGACTATCAAGGGGAAGAAGTCATGCAAATGAGGATGCAAGTTATTAATCTCTCTGTTATCACTGATAACCTCTGCAAAAAAAT GTATGAGTGTATTGAGAATGACCTATTGGGTTCACTTCAATATACCATTCACAGTATAGCTCCTTACCAGTCAAAAGGCATAGAGAAGGCAGATGAGCTAACCTTTGGAGGGAACACTCTAGCAGATAGCAATGGTAATTGTCAGGAGGCAGCTGGACAGTCCATTGGTAAAGCG GGGACTCAGTAG
- the LOC125187942 gene encoding 4-hydroxy-3-methylbut-2-enyl diphosphate reductase, chloroplastic-like, with product MPISLQLQASLISAAARNEFPFPQPRPSSQPLTGEGAPSKSAEFDPKIFRHNFMRRNDYNRTGYGHKDESLKRMRDQYSSDNLMQKLKENGKEYRRGEVTLKLGEAYGFCWGVERTVRIAYEARHQFPDRTIWLTNEIIHNPTVNQTLGEMGVNILPVKDGKKQFDLVGKGDVVVLPAFGAPVQEMMLLTQKNVEIVDTTCPWVAKVWHSVEKHRKGEYTSIIHGKYAHEETIATASFAGTYLIVKNIKEATYLCDYILGGALDGSSSTKEAFLEKFKFAISNGFDPDKDLERVGIANQTTMLKGETEDIGKLVESSMMRRYGVENISNHFISAKTICDAAQARQDATQKLVDDKEVDLMLVIGGWNSSNTASLQVIAEERGILSYWIDSEKRIGPGNRITHKLMHGELVEKEEWVPKGPINIAITAGASTPDKVIEDIIAKVFEIKRDQE from the exons ATGCCGATCTCTCTGCAACTGCAAGCCTCCCTCATCTCAGCTGCAGCGCGCAATGAATTTCCGTTTCCGCAACCGAGGCCATCCTCCCAGCCCCTGACCGGAGAAGGTGCTCCGTCGAAGTCCGCCGAGTTTGATCCCAAAATTTTCCGTCACAACTTCATGAGACGAAATGATTACAACCGCACCGGATATGGGCATAAGGACGAAAGTCTTAAGCGAATGCGCGACCAGTATTCAA GTGATAATTTGATGCAGAAATTGAAGGAGAATGGGAAAGAGTATAGACGGGGCGAGGTGACGTTGAAGCTGGGCGAAGCTTATGGATTCTGCTGGGGAGTTGAGCGCACTGTGAGAATTGCTTATGAAGCTCGACATCAGTTTCCGGATCGCACAATTTGGCTCACTAATGAAATCATTCACAATCCCACTGTTAATCAG ACGCTAGGAGAGATGGGGGTTAACATTCTCCCTGTGAAGGACGGGAAGAAGCAATTTGATCTGGTGGGGAAGGGCGACGTGGTGGTGCTGCCTGCATTTGGAGCTCCGGTGCAGGAGATGATGCTGCTGACTCAGAAGAATGTAGAGATTGTTGATACAACTTGCCCATGGGTTGCTAAGGTTTGGCATAGCGTTGAAAAGCACAGGAAGGGGGAATACACGTCGATAATCCACGGTAAATATGCGCATGAAGAGACTATCGCTACTGCTTCATTTGCTGGCACCTATCTAATAGTCAAGAACATCAAAGAG GCAACATATCTCTGTGATTACATTCTAGGTGGGGCACTTGATGGGTCCAGCTCCACCAAAGAGGCCTTTCTCGAG AAATTCAAGTTTGCGATATCCAACGGGTTTGATCCAGACAAAGATCTGGAGAGAGTTGGTATCGCGAATCAGACTACTATGTTGAAGGGAGAGACAGAGGATATTG GAAAATTAGTTGAGAGCAGCATGATGCGCAGATACGGTGTGGAAAACATCAGCAACCACTTTATAAGTGCCAAAACTATCTGTGACGCAGCCCAA GCGCGGCAAGATGCAACTCAGAAACTGGTGGACGACAAGGAGGTAGATCTGATGCTGGTGATAGGAGGATGGAACTCCAGCAACACTGCATCCCTTCAGGTGATTGCAGAGGAGCGCGGAATCCTCTCCTATTGGATTGATTCAGAGAAGAGGATTGGTCCAGGAAACCGAATCACTCACAAGCTAATG CACGGGGAGTTGGTGGAGAAGGAGGAGTGGGTGCCAAAGGGTCCGATCAACATTGCCATTACAGCTGGTGCATCAACTCCGGATAAG GTTATTGAAGATATCATAGCCAAGGTTTTTGAGATCAAGCGTGACCAAGAGTAG